DNA from Candidatus Binataceae bacterium:
GGTGCGCGAGGGTATCAAGCTGCTCGCGGCCGGGATGGCGCCGATCGAGCTCAAGCGCGGCATCGACAGCGCCGTCATCGAAGCCGTCAAAGCGATCAAGGAAATGGCGCGCCCCGTCAAAGACAAGGAGCGCATGGAGCAGGTCGCAACGATCTCGGCTAACGGCGACGAGGCGATCGGCAAGATCGTCGCAGGCGCGATGGACAAGGTCGGCAAGGAAGGCGTCATCACCGTCGAAGAGGCGCGCGGCCTCGATACCACTCTCGACCTGGTCGAGGGCATGACCTTCGATCGCGGTTACCTGTCGCCCTACTTCGTGACCAACGCCGCCAAGCTCACCGCTGAGATCGACGAGCCGCTGATCTTGCTCCACGAAAAGAAGCTTTCGAACCTGCGCGAAATCCTGCCGATCCTCGAACAGGTCGTGCAGACCGGCCGCTCCCTGCTGATCATCGCCGAAGATGTCGATGCGGAAGCGCTCGCGACGCTGGTCGTCAACAAGCTGCGCGGCTCGCTAAAAATCGCGGCGGTAAAAGCTCCGGGCTTCGGCGATCGCCGCAAGGAGATGCTCCAGGACATCGCGATTCTCACCGGCGGCACGATGATCGCCGAAGAACTCGGCTTCAAGATCGAGAACGTTCAGCTCTCCGCGCTCGGCAAATGCAAGAAGGTAGTGATCGACAAGGACAACACGACCATCATCGGCGGCTCCGGCAAAAAATCGGAAATCCAGGGCCGTATCGAGCAGATCCGCCGCCAGATCGAAGACACGACTTCCGACTACGATCGCGAGAAGCTCCAGGAGCGCCTCGCGAAGCTGACCGGCGGCGTCGCGGTGATTCGCGTCGGCGCTGCAACCGAGGTCGAACTCAAGGAGCGCAAGGCCCGGGTTGACGATGCCGTGCATGCTCTGCGCGCTGCCGTGGAGGAAGGCACAGTCGCGGGCGGCGGCGTCGCCTTGGTGCGCGCGCTTAAGGCGGTCGAAGCCATCAAGTTGAAAAACCATGACCGACAGGCGGGAGTGCAGTTGGTTGCCGATGCGATGTCGGAGCCGCTGCGCCAAATCGCACAGAACGCCGGACAGGAGCCACAAATCGTTCTCGCCAAGGTGCTCGAAGGCAAGGGCGATTTCGGTTTCAACGCGAGCTCGGAAACCTACGAGGATCTGGTAAAGTCTGGAGTGCTCGATCCGGCGAAGGTCGTGCGCACCGCGCTCGAGAACGCCGCCAGCGCATCGTCATTGCTGCTGACCACCGAAGCCGCGATCGCCGAGAAGCCTGTTAAGGCCGCGCCGATGCCCGCGATGCCGGGCGGCGGAATGGGAGGCATGGGCGGTATGGGTGGAATGGGAGGTATGGGCGGCATGGGAGGTATGGGTGGCATGGGCGGAATGGGCGATATGGGCGACGATTTCTAGGCAGAAATTTTTTCTGCATGGGACTAGCGCTCATCGCGCCATGCTGGCAGTCTGAACTGAGACAAGAGCTGCGCTGTATTAGCTCCTGCTAATGGAAATGGGTTTATTGCAGTAGTTCAAGGCATAGGGTATTGTTGCAGCGACCTTTCAAAACGTGCGAAAAATTTAGGTCTTACCGCGTCAGCCTGACTAGACCTCGGTGGTGCTGCCGCGCAATTTCCAGGAGGGAAACATGGAAGGGTTAATGAGGAAAACTTCTAAACTGGTAGGGCTCGCCGGAGCTGCGTTAGCCCTTTCGTTGCTGACGGGATGCTCACAGCAGCCTGACCCAGCACAGCAGGCCGTCAATGCTGCCAATCGCGCCGACCAGGCCGCTTCGCGCGCCGAAGCCGCCAGCCAGCGCTCTCAGCAGGCTGCCGCCCAGGCTCAGGCCGCTGCCAGCCGCGTCGAGCAGGCTGCTAGCGATGCCAAGGCCGCTGCGGACCGCGCAGAGGCGATCGCATCCAAGACGACGGCGGGTGGAGCGACCCATCATCGCATGCGTCACCATCACAAGGCCGCCGCGGCCGATAGCGGTGCGGCAGCGCCGGCTCCGGATTCGGGTGCGGCTCCCGCTCCTGCCACTCCGTAACTTAACTTAGGTTTGGAAACCGGGAGGGCGATCGCGCAAGCGGTCGCCCTCTCTGCATTTCACGCCGGATCCGTCAGCGCGCGGCGTTTTCGCCGAAGGTCACTACGACTTTCAGGGAATCCGGCTTTTGCGCCGCGGCGAACGCGTCATTGATTTGCGTGAGCGGAAACTGATGCGTCACCAGCTCGCGCGCGCTCAACACGCCGCGCTCTATCAGCGAGAGTGATTCGCGAGTATCGTCCGGTCCGCACGAATAGCTGGGCACGAGGCGCGTTTCATTGAAGTATAAATCGTGGGGCGTGACTGTCATCTCTTCGCCGGGCGGCG
Protein-coding regions in this window:
- the groL gene encoding chaperonin GroEL (60 kDa chaperone family; promotes refolding of misfolded polypeptides especially under stressful conditions; forms two stacked rings of heptamers to form a barrel-shaped 14mer; ends can be capped by GroES; misfolded proteins enter the barrel where they are refolded when GroES binds) codes for the protein MPAKQVELHERARAGIVKGATLVAEAARVTLGPKGRNVMLQKSFGAPTVTKDGITVVKEIELEDHFENMGVKIIREAAQKTSDVAGDGTTTATVLARAMVREGIKLLAAGMAPIELKRGIDSAVIEAVKAIKEMARPVKDKERMEQVATISANGDEAIGKIVAGAMDKVGKEGVITVEEARGLDTTLDLVEGMTFDRGYLSPYFVTNAAKLTAEIDEPLILLHEKKLSNLREILPILEQVVQTGRSLLIIAEDVDAEALATLVVNKLRGSLKIAAVKAPGFGDRRKEMLQDIAILTGGTMIAEELGFKIENVQLSALGKCKKVVIDKDNTTIIGGSGKKSEIQGRIEQIRRQIEDTTSDYDREKLQERLAKLTGGVAVIRVGAATEVELKERKARVDDAVHALRAAVEEGTVAGGGVALVRALKAVEAIKLKNHDRQAGVQLVADAMSEPLRQIAQNAGQEPQIVLAKVLEGKGDFGFNASSETYEDLVKSGVLDPAKVVRTALENAASASSLLLTTEAAIAEKPVKAAPMPAMPGGGMGGMGGMGGMGGMGGMGGMGGMGGMGDMGDDF